The Daucus carota subsp. sativus chromosome 7, DH1 v3.0, whole genome shotgun sequence genome window below encodes:
- the LOC108194005 gene encoding uncharacterized protein LOC108194005, whose amino-acid sequence MMEKFSGFSDKEYMKMAMLKHEEMFREQVYELHRLYRVQKLLMNNISRNKENEMKSQERWIKRDENISIYNNNSHYPHQPPGQRLDLEQPAEEHSTKFDCNGGLDIEDECDIELTLGPSSYNPTRKAKTPLTSDSGLSFSSSSSGSSSVRRRDNSDGIRRITDKITKKELTGHNWGLVEVPSSSPSFVNGRKMGTNDSEQLRQDRLQQPPWLFQVLSMNIT is encoded by the exons ATGATGGAGAAGTTTTCGGGTTTTTCTGATAAGGAATACATGAAGATGGCCATGTTGAAACACGAAGAAATGTTCAGAGAACAG GTTTACGAACTCCATCGCCTGTATCGTGTGCAGAAGTTACTCATGAACAACATTTCAAGAAacaaagaaaatgaaatgaagAGTCAAGAGAGATGGATCAAGAGGGACGAAAACATTTCAATTTACAACAATAATTCACACTACCCTCATCAACCACCAGGCCAGAGGCTTGATCTAGAGCAGCCTGCCGAAGAACATAGCACAAAATTTGATTGCAATGGAGGACTCGACATCGAGGACGAGTGTGACATTGAGCTGACATTAGGCCCCTCGAGTTACAATCCGACGAGGAAGGCCAAAACGCCGCTAACATCAGATTCTGGACTTAGTTTCTCTTCTTCATCCTCTGGCTCCAGCAGTGTCAGAAGAAGAGATAACTCAGATGGTATCCGGAGGATCACGGATAAAATTACGAAAAAAGAACTAACAGGACACAACTGGGGACTTGTTGAGGTGCCTTCTTCGAGCCCGAGTTTTGTGAATGGTAGAAAGATGGGTACAAATGACAGTGAACAATTGAGGCAAGATAGACTACAGCAGCCTCCTTGGTTATTCCAAGTTTTAAGTATGAACATTACTTGA
- the LOC108196730 gene encoding BTB/POZ domain-containing protein SR1IP1 → MLDLDQDSTARTTYATMFTKKEGSPTDAMKRTGDWIFSQEIPSDVTVRAGGTSFALHKFPLVSKCGFIRKLFSESSDPDLSDIEIPDVPGGAEAFELAAKFCYGINFELGTENIAALRCVSEYLEMTEDYAVGNLVGRTEAYLNEVALKSLGGAISILQSTEEFLSMAEKVKLVNQCVDAIALMASKESQLNVSGGSENSCDGVYSSSPHSKPIDDWWAEDLTVLRIDIFQRVLIAMIARGFKQYALGPILMLYAQKSLRGLEMFGKGRKNMEPKQEHEKRVVLETIVSLLPREKNAISVSFLSMLLRASIYLETTVACRLDLEKRMGLQLGQAVLDDLLIPSFSFTGGTLFDIDTVQRILSNYLEGKDEGNSMGDYNADDQGYILPPQNDMEQVGKLMESYLAEIASDRSLTVLRFISIAECIPEQSRSTEDGMYRAIDIYLKAHPALSDMERKKVCSVMDCQKLSREACAHAAQNDRLPVQTVVQVLYYEQQRLREVMDSTTSHSTAESTAPAPAPKANANSAIVRSKSADEYASLRRENQDLKLELAKLKMQLKELKKPTSERSSPSTPSADKPPLPRKSLISSVSKKLGRLGALVRPDTLASSSRGRSKAPKDRRHSVS, encoded by the exons ATGTTGGACCTTGATCAGGATTCAACTGCGCGAACCACTTATGCTACAATGTTCACTAAGAAAGAAGGGAGTCCTACCGATGCCATGAAGAGGACCGGTGACTG GATTTTCTCTCAAGAGATTCCCAGTGATGTCACAGTTCGCGCTGGGGGGACTTCTTTTGCATTGCACAAG TTCCCATTAGTCTCAAAGTGTGGATTCATTAGAAAGCTGTTCTCGGAATCTAGTGACCCTGATCTTTCTGATATTGAAATCCCTGATGTTCCTGGAGGAGCAGAGGCATTTGAACTTGCAGCAAAATTTTGTTATggaattaattttgaattaggGACGGAAAATATTGCTGCTCTCAGATGTGTGTCTGAGTATCTTGAGATGACAGAGGACTATGCAGTCGGTAATTTGGTTGGAAGAACCGAAGCCTATTTGAATGAAGTTGCACTAAAAAGTCTAGGAGGGGCTATTTCCATTTTGCAATCTACAGAGGAGTTCCTCTCCATGGCAGAAAAAGTTAAATTGGTGAACCAGTGTGTAGATGCAATCGCACTTATGGCCTCCAAAGAAAGCCAATTAAATGTGTCTGGTGGATCTGAGAATTCCTGCGATGGTGTTTATTCTTCTTCACCTCATTCAAAGCCCATAGATGATTGGTGGGCTGAAGATTTAACCGTTCTTAGAATTGATATCTTCCAAAGGGTTCTGATTGCAATGATAGCAAGGGGGTTCAAGCAGTATGCTCTCGGTCCCATACTCATGCTTTATGCCCAAAAATCACTTCGAGGTTTG GAAATGTTTGGAAAGGGAAGGAAGAACATGGAGCCAAAACAAGAACACGAAAAGAGAGTTGTGTTAGAAACAATTGTTAGTCTATTGCCAAGGGAGAAAAATGCCATCTCAGTCAGTTTCCTTTCAATGCTCCTTCGAGCTTCAATATATCTTGAGACAACAGTTGCTTGTAGGCTTGACTTGGAGAAGAGAATGGGCCTTCAACTTGGACAGGCTGTCCTCGACGATTTGTTGATCCCATCCTTTTCCTTTACTGGAGGCACATTGTTTGATATTGACACTGTGCAGCGAATTCTTAGTAACTATCTCGAGGGTAAGGATGAAGGAAATAGCATGGGGGACTACAATGCAGATGATCAAGGGTATATTCTGCCGCCTCAAAATGACATGGAGCAAGTTGGAAAGCTAATGGAGAGTTATCTTGCTGAAATAGCCTCTGATCGTTCCTTAACAGTTTTGAGGTTCATTAGTATTGCAGAATGCATCCCTGAACAATCACGGTCCACAGAGGATGGGATGTATCGAGCCATAGATATCTACTTGAAG GCTCATCCAGCTTTAAGTGACATGGAGCGAAAGAAAGTGTGCAGTGTGATGGACTGCCAGAAGCTTTCGCGAGAGGCTTGTGCTCATGCAGCTCAGAATGATCGCCTTCCTGTTCAAACAGTTGTTCAAGTCCTTTACTATGAACAACAACGCCTTAGAGAAGTGATGGATAGCACTACTAGTCATTCGACAGCAGAATCTACTGCTCCTGCTCCTGCTCCTAAGGCCAATGCAAACTCTGCAATCGTCCGCTCTAAATCAGCTGATGAGTATGCTAGCCTACGACGAGAAAATCAGGACTTGAAACTAGAGTTAGCAAAACTGAAAATGCAGCTGAAAGAACTGAAAAAACCAACTTCAGAAAGATCATCCCCGAGTACTCCATCTGCTGATAAACCTCCTTTGCCTAGGAAGTCTTTGATTAGTTCAGTTTCGAAAAAGCTTGGGCGGCTCGGTGCACTTGTGCGTCCTGATACATTGGCATCTTCATCTAGAGGCCGAAGTAAAGCTCCTAAAGATAGAAGGCATTCAGTATCTTGA